The following are encoded in a window of Echeneis naucrates chromosome 19, fEcheNa1.1, whole genome shotgun sequence genomic DNA:
- the dcxr gene encoding L-xylulose reductase: protein MEITFVGKRAMVTGAGKGIGRATALALAHCGAEVTAVSRTQADLDSLKQECASITPVCVDLADWVTTEVALQDIGSIDLLVNNAACANLQPFLDVTPDQFDQSFSVNVKAVLQVSQIVARCMKDRGSGGSIVNVSSQASQCALKDHAVYCTTKAAVDMLTKVMALELGPHQIRVNSVNPTVVMTEMGRLGWSDPEKAKIMKSRIPLGHFAEVEDVVNSILFLLSDKSSMTNGVTLPVDGGFLAC from the exons ATGGAAATTACATTTGTGGGCAAACGGGCTATGGTTACCGGAGCAGGGAAAG GGATTGGCAGAGCCACAGCTCTGGCCCTGGCACACTGTGGGGCAGAGGTCACGGCAGTCTCACGCACACAGGCTGACCTGGACAGTCTAAAGCAAGAG TGTGCATCCATCACCCCAGTGTGTGTAGACCTGGCTGATTGGGTGACCACGGAAGTAGCCCTGCAAGACATTGGCTCAATTGATCTGTTGGTGAATAATGCAGCCTGTGCCAACCTTCAGCCATTTCTGGATGTCACACCTGACCAGTTTGACCA GTCattcagtgtgaatgtgaaagCTGTGCTGCAAGTTTCCCAG ATTGTGGCTCGTTGTATGAAAGACAGAGGATCAGGAGGCTCCATTGTCAATGTGTCAAGCCAGGCTTCACAGTGTGCTCTGAAAGACCATGCTGTCTACT GCACCACTAAAGCAGCTGTGGATATGCTGACTAAAGTGATGGCTCTGGAGCTTGGCCCCCACCAG ATCCGTGTGAACAGTGTGAACCCAACTGTGGTGATGACCGAGATGGGTCGCCTGGGCTGGAGTGATCCTGAAAAAGCCAAGATCATGAAGTCCCGTATCCCCCTTGGCCACTTTGCAG aAGTGGAAGATGTGGTCAACAGTATTTTATTCCTCCTGAGCGATAAGAGCAGCATGACTAATGGAGTCACATTGCCTGTGGATGGAGGATTTCTGGCATGCTGA